ACTTTCCCTGCCGGTTCGACGCGCTGGAGCATGCATTCCGATATTCCGTGGCATGCATTTGAATGCCGGCCAGATCTCCGATCGTCAGCTGCACGGCATCAAGATGAATGCCATTCTCGAGTGGTATTCCATGCCCACGGCGGAGATGTTTCTGCGTGACAATCAGCACGACTCTGATTTCTCGCGGGCCGCATCCCGCTGCTGACCACCAAGGACCTGGGCCATCGCAAGATCGTCCGCAATCCGGATGTCATCGCACGGATCTGCGATTTCCTGGAGGCCTGAGCCGAGGGCGCGAGGGCCATCCGATGAAGCAGGCGCGGCCGATGCGCGAGGCGACACGCCCGGGCGATTCTCGGCACAAAAGAAAACGGGGCATCGCGCCCCGTTTCTCTTACACCACTTCCCGCGTCTCCATGAACTGGATGTCCGGGAAACGCTCCTGCGTCAGCCGCAGGTTCACCTGGCTCGGCGCCAGGTAGACATAGTCGCCGGCGCCGTCGACGGCCACGTTGTGGCCGGCCTTGTCGATCAGCTTGTCGATGTCTTCCGGCTTGCCCTTGAGCCAGCGGGCGGTGGCGCACTCGTGCGGCTCGAAGATGGCATCCACGCCGTACTCGTGCTCCAGCCGGTGCGCCACCACATCGAACTGCAGCGTACCGACCGCGCCCAGCACCAGGTCATTGGACGCGAGCGGGCGGAACATCTGCGTGGCCCCCTCTTCGGCCAACTGCTGCAGGCCCTTCTGCAGCTGCTTGGTCTTGAGCGGATTGTTCAGCCGCGCGCGGCGGAAGTATTCCGGCGCGAACGAGGGGATGCCCGTGAACTTGAGCGTCTCGCCTTCGGTAAAGGCATCGCCCAGGCGAATGGTGCCGTGATTGGGCACGCCGATGATGTCGCCGGCGTAGGCCTCTTCGGTCGTGTTGCGGTCCTGCGCCATGAAGGTGATGGCGTTGTTGATGGCGACCGTCTTGCCGGTCGACACCTGCAGCAGCTTCATGCCGCGCTCGAAGCGGCCGGAGCACACGCGCACGAAGGCGATGCGGTCGCGGTGCTTCGGGTCCATGTTGGCCTGGATCTTGAAGACGAAGCCGGTGAATCTGTCTTCGAACGGCGTGACCTCGCGTGTCTGCGTCTCGCGCGCCAGCGGCTCCGGCGACAGCCCGACCAGCGCATCCAGCAACGACTGCACGCCGAAGTTGTTGACCGCCGAGCCGAAATACACCGGGCACTGCTTGCCGGCGAGGAAGAGGTCCTTGTCGAAGGTGTGCGAAGCGCCGCGCACCAGTTCGATATCGATACGCAGCTCTTCGGCCTGCGAGCCCAGCACGCGGTCCAACTCCGGGTTGTCCAGGCCCTGGATCATCCCGGCGGTGGCGCCCTTCTCCGAATCGGCGTTCGGGTCGAACAGTTGCACCGTGTCGTTGACGAGGTGGTAGACACCCTTGAACGACTTGCCCATGCCGATCGGCCAGGTCATCGGCGCGCACTGGATCTGCAGCACGTTTTCGATCTCATCGAGCAGCTCGATGGGCGCGCGGCCCTCGCGGTCGAGCTTGTTGATGAAGGTCAGGATGGGCGTGCTGCGCAGGCGGCAGACATTGAGCAGCTTGATGGTCTGCGCTTCCACGCCGTTGACCGAGTCGATCACCATGACGGCGGAGTCGACCGCCGTCAGCGTGCGGTAAGTGTCTTCGGAGAAGTCTTCGTGGCCCGGCGTGTCGAGCAGGTTGACGATGTAATCGCCGCCGTCGTTGCGGTACGGGAATTGCATCACCGACGAGGTGACCGAAATGCCGCGCTGCTTCTCCAGCTCCATCCAGTCGGAGGTGGCGTGGCGGCTGGCCTTGCGCGCGCGCACGGCTCCGGCCATCTGGATTGCGCCGCCGAACCACAGCAGCTTTTCCGTGAGCGTGGTCTTGCCCGCGTCCGGGTGGGAAATGATGGCGAACGTCCGGCGGCGCCGGATCTCCTGCTGCAGCGTACTCACAGGCAAAAACCGAAAGGGAGGAATCGGAAGGGCGGCAAGCGCATGTGGCGTGCGCGAGGCACCAGGCCGGCCGGGATCCCCAGGCGGCCGATGGACACCCGCACGATGCGGGCAGGCGAGATTGTACGACATCGGCATCCTTGCCCAGGATCAAAATCCGCGACGGGCAAGTCAGGGAAACTCCCTGGGAACCGTCCGTGCCGCGGACGAGACCAACTACGACCCAACCCGTGTGTTGTCGGAATCGTCCGACACCGCTTTCGGAAACGGCGTTATCGAAGTTGTCACATAGCTCCCGTATCGTGGAGGCCGTCGCAAAACCGACCTGCCTCATGTGTCGGCCGGTGGTTGCGGCACGTAAGGAAGAAGTCAAGAAGCAAGGAGTCAATCGTGCGTAGTCGAACCCCTGTAGATCCCGCTGTACAGCGCATCCTGGACATCACCCGCAAAGCCTGGCAGCTCGATGCCGAAAGCGTGCGGGCGGCGCGCCAGCAGCGTGCGGCCCATCGCCGCCAGCGGATCCAGGCGCTGCCGCAGGACAGCCTGCGCGCGCTCGCCGCACTGGCCCTGCAAACCGAAATCTGGGCCGTGCGCAAAACCGTGGTGACCGTCGGCTGAGCCTTTTTTCCGCTCATGCAAACGAGGCCACCCGACGGTGGCTTTTTTTTTGGGGCGAACGGCATGGCGGTTGCTTGCCGTATGCCTGTCGAGACTGGACGACAGGAGGCATCATGACCGAACTGAACCCCTCGCCGCCCTCCACCGCGGCGCAGTCCGTTGCATCGCCGCATCCGCCACATCCGCGAATCGCCCAGACCGCGCAACGCGCCAAGGACGCCACCGCCGACGGCATCGACCGGCTGGCCGGCGTCATCTCGACGGCGCTGGAGCAGTTCGAGCGCAGCACCGAACAGTTGAAAGCGGTGCATGCGGATGCCTCCCGGCAGGCGGCCGCCTCGGTGCGTGAATCGCCGGCACTGACGATCGTTCTCGCCGTCGTGGCGGGCATCCTGCTGGAACGGCTGACACGCGACTAGGCGCAACTACCGGCCGCCATGGCGCGCACCGTTGCCCGCGCCGGCGGCCAGCGCCGGATTGAGCAGCGCGGCCTGGCCGGCCGGCCCCGCCGAATCGGCCTGCCGGCTGCCGAAGCGCAACGCGTACTGCCGCGTGACGAGCGCACCGAAAAAGAAGATCTGCGCCGAGTAATAGACCCACAGCATCAGCGCCACCACCGAACCCGCCGCCCCGTACGACGACGCCACCGCGCTGTTGCCCAGGTACAGCCCGATCAGGTGCTTGCCCAGCGTGAACAGCAGTGCCGTGACCACCGCCCCCAGCCCGACATCGCGCCAGGCCACGCGGGTCTCGGGCAGCATCTTGAAGATGGTGCCGAACAGCAGCGCCACCACCGCAAACGAGAACACCATCGACACTGCATCGGCCACCACGGCGAAGACCGATCCCATCCACATGGCGCCCCAGAAGCGCTCCACCACCGCCAGTGCGGCGTTGACGATCAGCGACACCAGCAGCAAGAACGCCAGCACCAGGATCAGGCTGAACGACAGCAGCCGCGAGCGCAGCACCCCCCATAGCCCGGCCTGCTGGCGGGACGGCACGTCCCAGAGCTCGTCCAGGCTGTCCTTGAGTTCGGAGAAGACCGTGGTAGCGCCCACCACCAGCAGCCCCATCGCCGTGACCGCCGCGAACAGGCCGTGGCCCGAACGCCGCGTGGCCGCCAGCACGGCCTCCACGGCAGCGGCGCCCTGCGTGCCGACCAGGCCCTGGATCTGCCCAAAGATCTCGCCGCGCGCGGCCTGCTCGCCGAAGAACAGGCCGGCGATGGAAATCACCAGCACCAGCACCGGCGCCAGCGAAAACAGCGTATAGAACGAGAGCGCCGCGCCCTTGCTGGCGGCGCGATGCGCCGACCACTGCTGCACGGCACCCGCGAGCACGAACCAGGCGCCCTTGAGCATGGAGCGGTCGATGAAAAGCGAGGCCAAGCGCATGGGCGGATCCTTGATCGTCGGCACATCGGCGGCAGCGCGGACGCCTTTCGCACTGCCGCCTAGAGCGTAGTCAGCCCGCGCGATGGCCGCAAGCGCCGGCGCGCGCCCTAGTCGCGCCCGCCGAGCAAGCGGCTGATGAGGAAACCGGCCCCGAAGGCGAGGCCGATGGCTGCCAGCGGATTCGCCCGCATGCAGGCAACTGCATCGTCGGCCAGGCGCTGCTGCGCGGCACGCCACTGTGCGCCGCGCGACACCGCGACATCGACCGCTGAGGCCGCCGCATCGGCGGCGCGATCGATCGCCCCATGGGCGACTGCCTTGGCGCGTTCGGCGGACTCGGCCACCTCGGGGTGGATCAGGTTGCCGTTGCCGTCGGATTTCGGGAAGGGGTGGGTACGGGAAGACGGTTCCATCGCTCGATGCTCCTCTGGTTGCAGGGAAAGGAGGAACTGCACGGTGCCGCCATCATCCGCGCCCCGCCACCAGGCCCCAGATCAGGCTGACGACGAAGAGCACCACGAAGATCATGAACAGGATCTTGGCGATGCTGGCCGCCTCGGCAGCGATGCCGCCAAACCCGAACAGCGCCGCGGCCAGGGCGATGATGAAGAAGATGACGGCGTAGCGCAGCATGGCAAGCTCCTGTGCAGTGTCGTTGGCCGGCCGCCATGCGGCGGACACACTGCGCAGCGCAGCAAGGTGCGTACCGCCCCGCAAGCGCTCAGGCTTCCGTGGTCTGCGCCTTGCCGTTCTCACCCTCGCTGTTGCTGTTGCTGTTGCTGTTGCTGTTGCTGTTGCTGTTGCTGTTGCTGTTGCTGTTGCTGTTGCTGTTGCTGTTGCTGTTGCCATATTCCTCCAGACGGTTGTACAGCGTCTTGAGGCTGATGCCGAGCAGTTCGGCGGCACGCTTCTTCACGCCGCCGCATTGCTCCAGCGTCGCCAGGATGATCTTCTTGTCGGCGCTCGCCAGCGACGTGCCGACCGGGATCGTCAGCGTGGACCCGGACGACGCCTGCGTGGTGGACACCTGCAGCGGCACCGCCTCGGTGCTGATGCCGGTGTCGTCGGACATGATGTAGGCGCGCTGCACATAGTTACGCAGCTCGCGCACATTGCCGGGCCAGTTGTAGGCGCGCAGCGTATCCATCGCCTGCGGCAGGAAGGTCTTCTTGGTGTTGTTATGCGCGTTGAGCTGGTCCAGGAAGTGCTGCGCCAGCAATTCGACATCCTTGCCGCGCTCGCGCAGCGGGGGCAACTGCAGCGGAAACACATTGAGCCGGTGGTACAGATCGGCACGCAGCTTGCCGTCGGCGACGGCCTCTTCGGGATCGCGGTTGGTGGCGGCGATCACGCGCACGTCGGTATCGATCTCACGGTTGGTGCCCACGCGCATGAACACGCCGGTCTCCAGCACGCGCAGCAGCTTGACCTGCAGCTCGACCGGCATCTCGGTGATCTCGTCGAGAAACAGCGTGCCGCCGTTGGCGCGCTCGAAGTAGCCCTTGTGCTGGCGGTCGGCGCCGGTGAAGCTGCCGCGCTCGTGGCCGAACATCTCCGATTCGATCAGGTTGGGCGAGATGGCGCCGCAGTTGACCGGCAGGAAGGGCTGCTTGCGCCGCAGGCTCAGGTCGTGAATGGTCTGCGCGGCCAGTTCCTTGCCCGTGCCCGATTCGCCGATCAGCAGGACGGTGGCTTCGGTCGGCGCCACGCGGCTGACCTGGTCGTACAGCGTCTGCATCGCCGACGAATTGCCGAGCATCTGGCCGAACAGGCCCAACCGCCGCAGCTCGCCGCGCAGGTTGCCGATCTCGGCCTTGAGGTCGCCCGGGCGCGGAATGCGTGCCAGGATGGATTTCAGGCGCTGGAAGTTGACCGGCTTGACGAGGTAGTCGGCCGCGCCCATGCGCAGCGCTTCCACCGCCGTTTCCACGCTGGCATGGCCGGTCATGACGATAATCTCGGTGCCGGAATGCGAGGGGATGTCTTCCAGCAGGTCCATGCCGTTGCCGTCCGGCAGGACCAGGTCGATCAGCACGGCGTCCGGGCTGTGGCGCGAGATCTGGATGCGCGCGTCGCGCAGCGAGCCCGCCTGGGCCGTGGTAAAGCCCTCGGCGCTGACCAGTTCGCCCAGCGCGGCGCGCGCGCTGGCATCGTCTTCGACAATCAGAATATGTGGCATCTGTGTTCAGTTGAATGAGCCGGCCGCGGGGGGTCGGCGGTCACTTTCGGGGGGTGATGTCCGGCGCCGCGTGCACAAGAAGCGTTCCACTGTGCGGCACCCGCCATGCGCGGAAGCGGCGGGCCGGCGCGTGCGTTCGACCGGCCATTCTTACACGTGGCGTGCAAGAAAAGGCACCAATGCATCACTCGGTGCGGCCTCGCGTTCTTCCGCGGACAGCTTTCAGCATAGATGAGAACGCCACCCCGAAGCCACCCCGCCCCGCACAGGGCCATTGCCCCGCACATACCGCGCGGAATGCCGGCGCGACGCGGGTTTCGGCACATTTCTTGTCGGCGTTTGGCCGACAGGACAGCCGAACTGTCAGCGCATGACCGACATACAACATGCGCCGCCCGCCATGATAATGGCCCAACTTTTCCAAACAATGTGACGGGATGACGACGCGCTAGCCATCAGGAGATCCACCATCTGAATGGCCTCTCTCCAGCGCGCCCCGTCGCGACCGACCACGAGGGAGCCATGTCCTTGAGCGAAACCTTCGCAGACGATCGCGTAGTCACCACCGGTCGCCTGCCTTGCCCCCCCGCACTGGCGGGCCGCGCCGACACCGACGTTATCGATGCGTTCGACGATGCCGCGCGCCTGGCCGCGTTCGTCAAGCCCACCGCCGCCTCGACGCCCGATGTCGACGATGTCACCGATATTGCCGACCCCGACTTCGGCCACCTGTACGGCCGTTCAGCGGTCATGCGAGCGCTGTACGGCCAGATCGGCAAGGTGTCCGGCACGCTGGCGACCGTGCTGATCATCGGGGAATCCGGCACCGGCAAGGAACTGATCGCCCGCACCGTGCACGACATGAGCCCGCGCGCGGACCAGGCCTTCATCGCCGTCAACTGCGGCGCGATCTCGCCCAACCTGATCGAATCGGAACTGTTCGGCCACGAGCGCGGCAGCTTCACCGGCGCGGGCCAGCGCCACACCGGCTATTTCGAGCACGCCTGCAACGGCACGATCTTCCTCGACGAGATCACCGAGATGCCGGTGGAGATGCAGGTCAAGCTGCTGCGCGTGCTGGAGACCGGCGTCTTCATGCGCGTGGGCGGCACGGAACCGATCCAGACCCGCGCGCGCATCATCGCCGCGACCAACCGCAACCTGCAGGAAGCCGTAGCCGACGGCACCTTCCGCGAAGACCTGATGTACCGGCTGGCGGTGGTACCGCTGCACGTGCCGCCACTGCGCGACCGCGCCGAGGACATCGAAGAACTGGCCCAGCATTTCCTGGCGCAGTTCAACGCCGCGCACCAGACCGACAAGACCTTCTCGCGCGCGGCCCTGTCGGCGCTGCGCCAGCACACCTGGCCGGGCAACGTGCGCGAGCTGCGCAACGCGGTACAGCGCGGCTACATCCTGGGCGAAAAGACCGTGGAGCTCTCCATGCCGTTGACGTCGCCGCGCAGCCCGGCACGCCCGACGGTGAAGGAGGGCATGCTCAATGTCTCGGTGGGCGTCACGCTGGCCGAAGCCCAGCGCGTCATGATCCTCGCCACGCTGGAGCACTTCCAGGGCGACAAGCGGCAGGCCGCCAAGACCCTCGGCGTCAGCCTCAAGACGCTCTACAACCGGCTCGACCTGTATCACAACCAGAGCACCGAGGCCGTCGGGCTGCCCGCATAAGCCACATACGGCGCGCCCGCGGCCCGCGCTGTTCGACCCCTCGAAGCCTTTTCTCTGTCATCGTCCGCGCTTAGCGTGGATGCGTGTGCCGGCGTTCGCCCGGATGCTCGTGGCGGCGGCGCTCGCGCGGTTCGTCGCGATGCGTGCGGCGCGGCACGAATGCGGTCTGGACGCGCAGGCACGGAGCGTCCGCACCGCCTTGTGCGCCGGATAGCGTGGTCACTTCCACTGGCATGACGGATCCCTCCGATCAAGCCGCGAGCCGACCCTGCGGCCGCCCGCGGCGCCAAGCGTAGTGGATATTCCCGGCTCACTGCGCCGGTTTGGAACTGCCGGACTGCGAGTTGCCCATGCCGGTGGCCGCATCGTTGCCGCCCGACTGCGCGCCGGAATGCGACATGTCGCCGGCACTCGTCGCATCCGTCGACTTCTTGTGACGATGTTTCTTGGTATGCGGTTTCATGTCGCCGCCGGCGCTGGACGTTTCCGCGCCGGCCTTCGGCTTCTTTGCCGTGCGGTCGGCGTTGGAAGACGGCGCATCGGTCCGCTGGGTCGGGTTGTCTGACGCTTGGCCATCGGCGGGTGCCACGGTAGTTTGCGCCAGGGCGGCGCTCACGCCGAACGCCAGGGCAACGCCCAGCAAAGCTGCGGTCAGAGTGCGTGGTGATTGCATGCGGTTCTCCTGGTTGGGTGCACGAAGCATGGGTGGCAGAACGGATGGAAGCGCACGGCCACGCAACGCCTCGGCAGAAGCCGGACATCCCGCGCGCGCCTTCCATGCGGGAAGGCACAGCAACGCATGTACCTGCCGAGGCGCGTACCGCTCAGCGCGCCGCGATGCCGAGCCGCCACGCGCAATTGGGCCGGCACGCTGTCAAGCGGCGGAGACACTGCGCATATAAAAACGACATAACCATGTAGAAACGGCGTACCGACCGCCCGCGAAG
The nucleotide sequence above comes from Ralstonia solanacearum K60. Encoded proteins:
- a CDS encoding DUF1328 domain-containing protein — encoded protein: MLRYAVIFFIIALAAALFGFGGIAAEAASIAKILFMIFVVLFVVSLIWGLVAGRG
- a CDS encoding sigma-54-dependent transcriptional regulator, with protein sequence MPHILIVEDDASARAALGELVSAEGFTTAQAGSLRDARIQISRHSPDAVLIDLVLPDGNGMDLLEDIPSHSGTEIIVMTGHASVETAVEALRMGAADYLVKPVNFQRLKSILARIPRPGDLKAEIGNLRGELRRLGLFGQMLGNSSAMQTLYDQVSRVAPTEATVLLIGESGTGKELAAQTIHDLSLRRKQPFLPVNCGAISPNLIESEMFGHERGSFTGADRQHKGYFERANGGTLFLDEITEMPVELQVKLLRVLETGVFMRVGTNREIDTDVRVIAATNRDPEEAVADGKLRADLYHRLNVFPLQLPPLRERGKDVELLAQHFLDQLNAHNNTKKTFLPQAMDTLRAYNWPGNVRELRNYVQRAYIMSDDTGISTEAVPLQVSTTQASSGSTLTIPVGTSLASADKKIILATLEQCGGVKKRAAELLGISLKTLYNRLEEYGNSNSNSNSNSNSNSNSNSNSNSNSNSNSEGENGKAQTTEA
- a CDS encoding sigma-54 interaction domain-containing protein, with protein sequence MSLSETFADDRVVTTGRLPCPPALAGRADTDVIDAFDDAARLAAFVKPTAASTPDVDDVTDIADPDFGHLYGRSAVMRALYGQIGKVSGTLATVLIIGESGTGKELIARTVHDMSPRADQAFIAVNCGAISPNLIESELFGHERGSFTGAGQRHTGYFEHACNGTIFLDEITEMPVEMQVKLLRVLETGVFMRVGGTEPIQTRARIIAATNRNLQEAVADGTFREDLMYRLAVVPLHVPPLRDRAEDIEELAQHFLAQFNAAHQTDKTFSRAALSALRQHTWPGNVRELRNAVQRGYILGEKTVELSMPLTSPRSPARPTVKEGMLNVSVGVTLAEAQRVMILATLEHFQGDKRQAAKTLGVSLKTLYNRLDLYHNQSTEAVGLPA
- a CDS encoding peptide chain release factor 3, with the translated sequence MSTLQQEIRRRRTFAIISHPDAGKTTLTEKLLWFGGAIQMAGAVRARKASRHATSDWMELEKQRGISVTSSVMQFPYRNDGGDYIVNLLDTPGHEDFSEDTYRTLTAVDSAVMVIDSVNGVEAQTIKLLNVCRLRSTPILTFINKLDREGRAPIELLDEIENVLQIQCAPMTWPIGMGKSFKGVYHLVNDTVQLFDPNADSEKGATAGMIQGLDNPELDRVLGSQAEELRIDIELVRGASHTFDKDLFLAGKQCPVYFGSAVNNFGVQSLLDALVGLSPEPLARETQTREVTPFEDRFTGFVFKIQANMDPKHRDRIAFVRVCSGRFERGMKLLQVSTGKTVAINNAITFMAQDRNTTEEAYAGDIIGVPNHGTIRLGDAFTEGETLKFTGIPSFAPEYFRRARLNNPLKTKQLQKGLQQLAEEGATQMFRPLASNDLVLGAVGTLQFDVVAHRLEHEYGVDAIFEPHECATARWLKGKPEDIDKLIDKAGHNVAVDGAGDYVYLAPSQVNLRLTQERFPDIQFMETREVV
- a CDS encoding YihY/virulence factor BrkB family protein; amino-acid sequence: MRLASLFIDRSMLKGAWFVLAGAVQQWSAHRAASKGAALSFYTLFSLAPVLVLVISIAGLFFGEQAARGEIFGQIQGLVGTQGAAAVEAVLAATRRSGHGLFAAVTAMGLLVVGATTVFSELKDSLDELWDVPSRQQAGLWGVLRSRLLSFSLILVLAFLLLVSLIVNAALAVVERFWGAMWMGSVFAVVADAVSMVFSFAVVALLFGTIFKMLPETRVAWRDVGLGAVVTALLFTLGKHLIGLYLGNSAVASSYGAAGSVVALMLWVYYSAQIFFFGALVTRQYALRFGSRQADSAGPAGQAALLNPALAAGAGNGARHGGR